One window from the genome of Novipirellula caenicola encodes:
- a CDS encoding metallophosphoesterase translates to MLISVATMAIMANATVADEPASEVNTRFTLAANRTFKAFDPQQEQTWQRPFFFMQLADTQYGMFTGNKGFEQEVALVQQAVKHINRLRPRFVIVCGDLTNATPNQPHYQSQVSQFHHDFSKVDAEIPLVCVCGNHDVGNRPTQESIASYQGNFGDDYFSFWVGGVYNIVLNSSVLKDPSGAAEVLTAQQAWLDQQLQDAKTTKPKHILLFQHHPFFLEQEEEPDQYFNIPLERRTPLLQQLKQADVRAVFAGHYHRNAYGRAGAMEMITTGPVGRPLGKDSSGFRIVIVDETKIQHQYWAMDDVPEKINLPADQSND, encoded by the coding sequence ATGCTGATTTCTGTCGCAACGATGGCGATAATGGCCAACGCCACCGTTGCGGACGAGCCTGCAAGTGAGGTAAATACACGTTTCACACTGGCGGCCAATCGAACATTCAAGGCCTTCGATCCACAGCAAGAACAGACGTGGCAACGCCCCTTTTTCTTCATGCAACTTGCCGACACTCAGTACGGCATGTTCACTGGAAACAAGGGGTTCGAGCAGGAAGTAGCTCTGGTTCAACAAGCAGTCAAACATATCAACCGGCTTCGCCCTCGATTCGTGATCGTCTGTGGTGATCTGACGAATGCCACACCGAACCAGCCTCACTATCAATCTCAGGTTTCTCAGTTTCATCACGACTTTTCCAAGGTAGACGCCGAAATCCCGCTCGTCTGTGTATGCGGCAACCACGACGTCGGCAATCGACCAACGCAGGAATCGATCGCCAGCTATCAAGGAAACTTTGGGGACGACTATTTTTCTTTCTGGGTTGGAGGCGTTTACAACATCGTCCTGAATTCGAGCGTCCTGAAAGATCCCAGCGGTGCCGCTGAAGTGCTGACGGCGCAGCAAGCTTGGCTCGATCAGCAACTTCAAGATGCCAAGACCACGAAGCCGAAACACATCCTGTTGTTTCAGCATCATCCATTTTTTCTTGAACAAGAAGAGGAGCCGGATCAATACTTCAACATCCCGCTGGAGCGGCGAACGCCACTGTTACAACAACTCAAACAGGCAGACGTGCGAGCCGTTTTCGCGGGCCATTACCACCGCAACGCTTATGGTCGCGCCGGTGCAATGGAAATGATCACTACCGGTCCGGTGGGTCGCCCGCTTGGCAAAGACTCATCCGGTTTTCGCATTGTGATCGTGGATGAAACGAAGATCCAACATCAATACTGGGCAATGGACGACGTGCCCGAGAAAATCAACCTGCCTGCAGACCAATCGAATGACTAA
- a CDS encoding DUF1553 domain-containing protein codes for MKWALMTIVRYGWFGLLVLLAFGYLAAGLSDRSKTSQLDSVANTNFSAAASEDKNRAAGELDPAPTEPARSKSGRFNQATRVDTASAEHDSLYESMAAIESSLEAGWDEAGVERADDADWLTICRRMSLALVGSGLSLEEIRRLEALPESEREHAHLESLLVDSRFHQYWAERWARFYVGADQGPFLVYRRRRFRTWLSDQFMQNTRYDQIVRRLVTAEGLWTDRPEVNFLTVTFDSNDGQPDPVRLAARTSRAFLGLRIDCLQCHNDFLGNVSLGSADSPREGMQSDFHQLAAFFTSAKTNGLQGVQENKANYRYQYLDADDEVEVNPSVPYQPELLPADGSPRHRLAAWITHPENRQAARSTVSHVWALLFGRSATDAVDNLPLDEEAPAVIEALTDEFIAHQFDLRDLIRMIVRSSAFRVSSRAAFEVTDAHEDAGAVFPLTRLRPEQMAACIIQSSRIKKIDRDSSLLVQLDKFGSTNDFVRRYGDQGEDEFTNDSVTISQRLVMLNGEMLRKAIGDNPVLNATNHIARFAKTDAQAIETTYLAVLNRRPTPVEQEHFVARLNESENRHAGIEDLYWVLLNTTELAWNH; via the coding sequence ATGAAATGGGCCTTGATGACGATCGTCCGCTACGGTTGGTTTGGACTGTTGGTCCTACTGGCGTTTGGCTACCTCGCGGCGGGGCTTTCCGATCGATCAAAAACGTCGCAACTTGATTCGGTTGCAAATACTAATTTTAGCGCGGCCGCGAGCGAAGACAAAAACAGGGCGGCTGGCGAACTGGATCCAGCACCGACCGAACCGGCACGATCGAAGTCCGGCCGTTTCAATCAAGCGACCCGTGTCGATACCGCGTCCGCCGAGCATGATTCCTTGTACGAGTCGATGGCGGCGATCGAGTCCAGTCTCGAAGCTGGATGGGACGAAGCGGGAGTCGAGCGAGCCGACGATGCCGATTGGTTGACGATTTGTCGCCGGATGTCGTTGGCGTTGGTGGGAAGCGGGTTGTCGCTTGAAGAAATTCGGCGACTCGAAGCGTTGCCGGAATCCGAGCGTGAGCATGCTCATCTTGAATCGCTGTTGGTGGATTCACGATTCCATCAGTATTGGGCAGAACGCTGGGCACGATTCTATGTCGGCGCCGACCAGGGACCGTTTCTGGTTTACCGCCGCCGCCGATTTCGAACGTGGCTGAGCGACCAATTCATGCAAAACACTCGCTACGACCAGATCGTTCGGCGATTGGTGACCGCCGAGGGGCTGTGGACCGACCGGCCCGAAGTCAATTTTTTGACCGTCACGTTCGACAGCAACGATGGGCAACCCGATCCGGTCCGTTTGGCCGCCCGAACCTCGCGAGCGTTTCTCGGTTTGCGAATCGATTGTTTGCAATGCCACAACGACTTTCTTGGGAACGTCAGCCTGGGAAGTGCCGACTCGCCGCGTGAGGGAATGCAGTCCGACTTTCATCAATTGGCGGCTTTTTTCACCAGCGCTAAAACCAATGGGCTACAAGGAGTTCAAGAAAACAAGGCCAACTATCGTTACCAGTACTTGGACGCCGATGACGAAGTCGAAGTGAATCCGAGTGTGCCCTATCAACCCGAGCTGCTGCCCGCCGACGGTTCGCCACGTCATCGCTTGGCGGCATGGATCACCCATCCAGAAAATCGTCAGGCCGCGCGATCGACGGTCAGCCATGTATGGGCATTGTTGTTTGGTCGCAGTGCCACCGATGCCGTGGACAATCTGCCGCTGGACGAAGAAGCACCCGCAGTGATCGAAGCCCTAACCGATGAGTTCATTGCTCATCAATTTGATCTTCGCGACTTGATCCGGATGATCGTTCGCAGTTCGGCGTTTCGTGTCTCCAGTCGTGCAGCGTTCGAAGTAACCGATGCGCACGAGGACGCTGGAGCCGTGTTCCCGTTGACGCGGTTGCGTCCCGAGCAGATGGCGGCGTGCATCATTCAAAGTTCCCGAATCAAGAAGATCGATCGTGATTCGTCACTGCTTGTTCAGCTCGACAAATTCGGCAGCACCAACGATTTTGTGCGGCGCTACGGCGATCAAGGTGAGGATGAATTTACCAACGACAGCGTCACGATCTCGCAGCGATTGGTGATGCTCAACGGCGAGATGTTACGTAAAGCGATTGGCGATAATCCGGTGCTGAACGCAACGAACCATATTGCTCGGTTTGCGAAGACGGATGCCCAGGCGATCGAGACGACGTATTTGGCCGTGTTAAATCGCCGCCCTACCCCAGTGGAACAAGAGCATTTTGTGGCCAGACTCAATGAGAGTGAAAATCGCCATGCGGGAATCGAGGATTTGTATTGGGTGTTGCTCAACACTACCGAGTTGGCGTGGAACCACTGA
- a CDS encoding Y4yA family PLP-dependent enzyme: protein MTGSPNGTTVDLSADVRRQLPSSGSLDRGCVGVTPLTARREPWMNSLLHDPALGSLLQQYGSPLNVVTADPMLGNVRELNAVAEARSLDFRVFFARKANKCLTFVNAAPLAGSGIDVASLNELEQTLQSGITSNDIICTAAIKNANLVEVCVRNEITLTIDNDDELSLITHTAKKLAKPAFVAIRLSGFIHGGNKLHSRFGVDIEHCESFAKGIAADHARVTGLHFHLDGYCGQQRVSAIAQSLAVVPPLRQQGHPIEFLDIGGGFPISYLSSGEQWETFWNEHRRGLLQQRPPLTYRGHGLGLMAVDDKIVGQPNSYPYYQTPTRSAWLAQILDSPVADSTVADQVRDHNLQLRCEPGRSILDGCGMTIARVEFRKQNAEGDWLIGLSMNRTQCRTSSDDFLVDPIVIPQTDYSEDGRPNEHKTEPMEGFLVGAYCTESELICLRKLRFPAGIRRGDLVAFPNTAGYLMHFLESRSHQFPLAKNLVYDSRSQTPWMLDKIDAEQTSVL, encoded by the coding sequence ATGACGGGGTCGCCAAATGGAACGACCGTCGATTTGAGTGCTGACGTCCGACGACAACTACCGTCATCCGGTTCACTTGATCGCGGCTGTGTCGGGGTCACACCGTTGACCGCTCGACGCGAACCGTGGATGAATTCGCTGCTGCATGATCCCGCGTTGGGATCGCTGCTGCAGCAATATGGATCGCCGCTAAACGTGGTGACTGCAGACCCGATGCTGGGCAACGTTCGAGAACTGAATGCAGTCGCGGAGGCACGATCGTTGGACTTCCGCGTTTTCTTTGCCCGCAAAGCGAACAAGTGCTTGACGTTCGTCAACGCCGCACCGCTGGCGGGCTCAGGAATTGACGTCGCCAGTCTGAATGAGCTTGAGCAAACACTCCAATCCGGTATCACCTCAAACGACATCATCTGCACTGCGGCAATAAAGAACGCGAACCTAGTCGAGGTTTGCGTTCGCAATGAAATCACACTGACGATCGACAACGACGACGAGTTGTCGTTGATCACCCACACCGCCAAGAAGCTAGCGAAACCTGCTTTCGTTGCGATTCGGTTGAGCGGATTTATTCATGGTGGCAACAAATTGCACTCGCGGTTTGGTGTCGACATCGAGCACTGCGAGTCGTTTGCCAAAGGAATCGCGGCCGACCATGCTCGCGTCACCGGTTTGCATTTCCATCTTGACGGTTATTGCGGACAGCAACGCGTCTCCGCGATCGCTCAGTCATTGGCGGTCGTGCCACCGTTAAGGCAACAGGGGCATCCAATTGAATTCCTCGACATCGGTGGTGGGTTTCCGATCAGCTACCTGTCCAGCGGCGAGCAGTGGGAAACATTTTGGAACGAGCATCGTCGCGGGTTACTGCAGCAGCGACCGCCGTTGACCTATCGAGGGCATGGCCTCGGTTTGATGGCGGTGGATGACAAGATCGTTGGTCAACCGAACAGCTATCCCTACTACCAAACGCCCACGCGTTCCGCTTGGTTGGCCCAGATTTTGGATTCGCCGGTTGCCGACAGCACGGTTGCGGACCAAGTCCGTGACCACAACCTGCAACTTCGCTGCGAACCAGGACGCAGCATCTTGGATGGCTGTGGGATGACGATTGCCCGAGTTGAGTTTCGCAAACAAAATGCGGAGGGTGATTGGTTGATCGGATTGTCGATGAACCGGACTCAGTGCCGAACCAGCAGCGATGATTTTTTAGTCGACCCGATCGTGATTCCCCAGACCGACTATTCGGAAGACGGTCGCCCCAATGAGCACAAAACCGAGCCGATGGAAGGCTTTTTGGTCGGCGCCTACTGTACCGAGTCCGAGCTGATTTGCTTGCGTAAACTGCGATTCCCCGCGGGAATCCGTCGAGGCGACTTGGTCGCGTTCCCTAACACAGCCGGCTATTTGATGCACTTTCTAGAAAGTCGTTCGCATCAATTTCCGCTTGCCAAAAACCTTGTCTACGACTCGCGTTCGCAAACGCCATGGATGCTGGACAAAATCGACGCTGAGCAAACGTCCGTCTTGTAG
- a CDS encoding alpha-ketoglutarate-dependent dioxygenase AlkB family protein, translated as METIELADGGTLMYEHAFIPPSVADRYFVALRDECVWEQKPALFGHMQPRLTASYGEAGIVYRYSGLDNVALPWTDTMLEIKQQLEAVQGKYNYCLLNRYRDGADSMGWHADDEPEMGDVIGSISFGATRTFRIRHNQSKETMSFPAGHGTLIIMAGAMQQFWKHHIPKTAVKVGERINMTFRHIKTNH; from the coding sequence ATGGAAACGATCGAATTAGCCGACGGCGGGACGCTGATGTACGAGCACGCCTTTATTCCGCCAAGCGTGGCAGATCGCTATTTTGTCGCCTTGCGTGATGAATGTGTTTGGGAGCAAAAGCCCGCACTTTTCGGACACATGCAGCCTCGTTTGACCGCCTCTTACGGCGAAGCCGGAATCGTGTATCGTTACTCAGGTCTGGATAATGTGGCGCTGCCGTGGACCGACACGATGCTCGAGATCAAACAGCAGCTCGAAGCGGTTCAGGGCAAGTACAATTATTGTCTGCTGAATCGCTATCGCGACGGCGCTGACAGCATGGGGTGGCATGCCGATGACGAGCCAGAGATGGGTGACGTGATCGGATCGATCTCGTTCGGGGCGACGCGAACATTTCGGATCCGGCACAATCAGAGCAAAGAAACGATGTCCTTTCCCGCCGGGCATGGCACGTTAATCATCATGGCCGGCGCGATGCAGCAGTTTTGGAAACACCATATTCCCAAAACTGCGGTGAAAGTCGGCGAGCGAATCAACATGACGTTCCGTCACATCAAAACGAATCATTGA
- a CDS encoding FAD/NAD(P)-binding protein, with protein sequence MSIGFKSSERFTTSADSSVDSTFRLAIVGCGPRGMYCLERLTHAIEQQKLNGPVQIDIYEPAAYPGAGMVYDPRQPEHLRMNFTSRQIDTRHPDQRNHPVSSHNVISMSFLEWAKRNRPQWSEPDGYAPRAIVGEYLHDCFQQVLKRLRPLATVNLYPAKVVDIEYADDRWILSTADDDATYDEVVLAVGHEGWRSAESYRIGDVIADIPCVFPTETRLSTDAVPADSVVAIRGFGLTWIDAALSLTEGRGGKFTEVDGRWSYQRSGLEPKAIVPFSRSGRPMLPKSADIHQQQLAPIWNRYTKQLRILASTAKLTRTSEDENEKPNFRSDAWPIIINAATDALHKLRPEVERFNVRQWFRDWSRWRVVDKEVIAQLRHSYDVATDRKPVDEAWALGLAWRQLYPALVELVSQGGLAAESVDGFQRIATEMERIAFGPPAENIGRILAIYDAGLIDLRFLADGTPNRDADGRKTLQCGHRVIEVDRIIDATIPGPHQNEQGGILDRLASDAFVHHNNTGLCVNDSGRLVQRNSKALPGIAVFGRVTEGSVLGNDTLSRTLHTHLDRWTESLVRSRSRTAA encoded by the coding sequence ATGAGCATTGGATTTAAATCAAGCGAACGTTTTACAACGTCAGCAGATTCGTCGGTGGACTCGACGTTTCGATTGGCCATTGTGGGTTGTGGACCACGGGGAATGTATTGTCTCGAGCGTCTCACGCATGCGATCGAACAACAAAAACTTAACGGTCCCGTTCAGATTGACATCTACGAACCAGCGGCTTATCCCGGCGCAGGCATGGTCTACGATCCACGCCAACCGGAACATCTAAGAATGAATTTCACCAGCCGTCAGATTGATACACGGCATCCCGACCAGCGCAATCACCCTGTATCGAGTCACAACGTCATCTCGATGTCGTTTCTCGAGTGGGCTAAACGCAATCGTCCACAGTGGTCCGAGCCCGACGGCTATGCACCGCGAGCCATCGTGGGTGAATATTTGCACGACTGTTTTCAGCAAGTCCTCAAACGGTTGCGGCCGCTGGCCACAGTCAATCTGTATCCGGCGAAAGTCGTTGATATCGAATACGCCGACGACCGCTGGATCTTGAGCACAGCGGATGACGACGCGACTTACGACGAAGTGGTTTTAGCGGTGGGACATGAGGGATGGCGATCGGCCGAATCGTATCGCATTGGTGACGTGATCGCCGATATCCCATGCGTGTTCCCAACCGAAACACGACTGTCGACCGACGCGGTGCCAGCGGATTCGGTGGTCGCGATTCGAGGTTTCGGATTGACGTGGATCGATGCCGCCCTTTCATTGACCGAAGGTCGCGGTGGCAAGTTTACAGAGGTCGATGGCCGCTGGAGCTATCAACGATCGGGCCTCGAACCCAAAGCAATCGTGCCGTTTTCGCGTTCGGGACGACCGATGTTGCCGAAATCGGCTGACATCCACCAACAGCAATTGGCTCCGATCTGGAATCGCTATACCAAACAGCTGCGGATTCTCGCTTCTACCGCCAAACTCACTCGCACCAGCGAAGATGAAAATGAGAAGCCGAATTTTCGCAGCGATGCTTGGCCGATCATCATCAACGCAGCCACCGACGCCCTGCACAAGCTTCGGCCAGAGGTGGAACGGTTTAACGTCCGCCAATGGTTCCGTGACTGGTCGCGTTGGCGAGTGGTGGACAAGGAAGTCATCGCCCAATTGCGACACTCCTACGACGTTGCGACCGACCGCAAACCCGTCGACGAAGCCTGGGCATTGGGGTTGGCGTGGCGTCAACTCTACCCCGCGCTGGTGGAACTGGTCAGCCAAGGTGGACTCGCCGCCGAGAGCGTCGACGGGTTCCAGCGAATTGCTACTGAGATGGAACGCATTGCCTTTGGTCCGCCAGCGGAAAATATCGGCCGCATTTTGGCCATTTACGATGCTGGATTGATCGACTTGCGTTTTCTCGCCGATGGAACCCCGAATCGCGACGCAGATGGCCGCAAAACGCTGCAGTGTGGTCACCGTGTGATCGAAGTCGACCGCATCATTGACGCCACCATTCCGGGTCCGCATCAGAATGAACAAGGAGGCATTCTCGATCGATTGGCCAGCGATGCATTCGTGCATCACAACAATACCGGGCTGTGTGTCAACGATTCTGGCCGGCTGGTACAGCGAAACAGCAAAGCATTGCCAGGCATCGCCGTGTTTGGCCGGGTCACCGAAGGCAGTGTGCTCGGCAACGACACGCTCAGCCGCACCCTTCACACTCATCTGGATCGCTGGACCGAAAGTCTGGTCCGATCGAGATCAAGGACGGCAGCTTGA
- a CDS encoding DUF1501 domain-containing protein gives MNFIAPDRLCSRQAHFSRRTLLGAGVSGMFLSQLAHALAMADELGVTDPARPLSVILLWLEGGPSQLETFDPHPGTSIGGETKAIKTSAAGIQIADTLPQLAEQMHLASLVRSVTGKEGDHQRAVYNVKTGFRPDPTLIHPSIGAVLCESDPGDSDIPRHISILPGGAPARGGYLGGAYDAFKIGDPAGPVPDVRRSVKQDRYDKRIDDLYSVVEKEFRRGRIAELETKRTLHVTATDAALRMMSSEQLSAFDVSEESQTTLAAFGDTPFGRGCLAASRLIEAGARCVEVTLGGWDSHINNHSLQSSACETLDPAIASLLVRLRDRDLLENTLVVCGGEFGRTPTINPAGGRDHWPHGFSTLLAGCGIRRGHVFGETSPTPKLDSKNPTQDVADVTTVADLHATILAALGVPFAEEVYTPIGRPMKRSEGTPIRSLLA, from the coding sequence ATGAATTTCATTGCACCGGATCGGCTCTGTAGCCGCCAGGCTCACTTCTCTCGTCGTACGCTGCTGGGGGCGGGCGTAAGCGGAATGTTTTTGTCCCAACTCGCCCATGCGCTGGCGATGGCCGATGAATTAGGAGTGACCGACCCGGCGCGTCCCCTGAGCGTGATTTTATTGTGGTTAGAGGGAGGCCCAAGCCAGCTGGAAACTTTTGATCCACATCCGGGGACATCGATTGGTGGCGAGACCAAGGCGATCAAGACGTCGGCGGCGGGGATTCAAATCGCCGATACATTGCCACAGCTCGCCGAGCAGATGCATCTAGCATCGCTGGTGCGAAGCGTGACCGGAAAAGAAGGCGATCATCAACGTGCGGTCTATAACGTGAAGACCGGTTTTCGACCTGATCCGACACTGATTCATCCATCGATCGGCGCGGTGCTGTGTGAGTCTGATCCAGGCGATTCGGACATCCCACGCCACATCTCGATCTTGCCCGGCGGGGCTCCGGCGCGAGGCGGCTATCTGGGGGGCGCCTACGACGCGTTCAAAATTGGCGATCCCGCTGGCCCGGTGCCGGATGTTCGCCGCTCGGTGAAACAAGACCGCTACGACAAACGGATCGATGACCTCTACAGCGTGGTTGAAAAAGAGTTTCGGCGTGGCCGGATCGCGGAACTCGAAACGAAACGCACGTTGCATGTGACGGCGACCGATGCGGCGCTGCGGATGATGTCGAGCGAGCAGTTGTCGGCATTCGATGTGTCCGAAGAATCGCAGACCACACTCGCCGCGTTCGGCGACACGCCGTTTGGACGCGGATGTTTAGCGGCAAGTCGCTTGATCGAAGCGGGCGCACGCTGTGTCGAAGTCACGCTCGGCGGATGGGATTCTCATATCAACAATCACTCGTTGCAGTCGTCAGCGTGCGAGACGCTGGATCCAGCGATCGCCTCGCTGTTGGTTCGGCTTCGCGATCGTGATTTGCTTGAAAACACATTGGTGGTTTGCGGAGGCGAATTCGGACGCACTCCGACAATCAATCCCGCCGGCGGTCGTGATCATTGGCCGCACGGCTTTTCGACGCTGTTAGCTGGCTGTGGGATTCGCCGAGGGCATGTGTTTGGCGAGACATCGCCGACACCAAAACTGGATTCCAAAAATCCGACCCAGGATGTCGCCGACGTGACCACGGTTGCCGACCTGCATGCAACGATCCTGGCGGCACTGGGCGTCCCGTTCGCCGAAGAGGTCTACACGCCGATTGGCCGCCCCATGAAACGAAGCGAAGGCACGCCAATCCGTTCCCTGCTGGCCTAG
- a CDS encoding acyl-CoA thioesterase gives MANPPSDERYLALKAVMMPRDTNPHGTIFGGVILSYIDQAGAVGAYHEIRQWGTDRKPMVTVGMKSVEFHRPVFVGDVLSFWTHLVREGKTSITIHVEVQAEREGQLEKLTEAEVTYVAIESAGEQRRPVRIRDK, from the coding sequence GTGGCAAACCCTCCCTCGGACGAACGATACTTGGCGCTTAAAGCGGTCATGATGCCTCGTGACACCAACCCACACGGCACCATCTTTGGGGGCGTGATCCTCAGCTACATCGATCAAGCGGGTGCAGTCGGTGCCTACCACGAAATTCGCCAATGGGGGACCGATCGAAAACCGATGGTGACGGTCGGAATGAAAAGCGTCGAGTTTCATCGACCCGTGTTTGTTGGCGATGTGCTCAGCTTTTGGACTCACTTGGTTCGCGAAGGCAAAACGTCGATCACAATCCATGTCGAAGTGCAAGCCGAACGCGAAGGCCAGCTCGAGAAATTGACCGAGGCCGAGGTCACTTACGTGGCGATCGAATCGGCGGGCGAGCAGCGACGACCGGTGCGGATTCGAGATAAGTAG
- a CDS encoding class I SAM-dependent methyltransferase encodes MDIPPSPPRHSIADDTCDPFFEPYDREQIAYGEQPSAALAAYLQQVPRSGKALDLGAGAGRDTIALAKAGYDVLAVDLSHRGLQRIEQRAKSAQTAGKVQTLAVDVREVLMPENTYDAIVATTVLDHIPLRDAMLLWDRMAKSLTETGILYVQVHTTEDPGSDQSPGRESDAPVSETAGAVINYFPPNQLASWAVAARSRLRILRYEECLEWDYTHGPEHLHGKAILLATRAGAHPPWYGQPAMFPRR; translated from the coding sequence ATGGACATTCCTCCATCACCGCCGCGTCATTCGATTGCGGACGACACTTGCGATCCGTTCTTTGAACCGTACGATCGCGAACAAATTGCTTACGGCGAGCAACCCTCGGCGGCGCTCGCGGCGTACCTGCAACAGGTTCCTCGCAGCGGCAAGGCGCTCGATTTAGGAGCCGGCGCAGGACGCGACACGATCGCGCTTGCCAAGGCAGGGTACGACGTGTTGGCGGTCGATTTAAGTCATCGCGGGCTGCAGCGAATCGAACAGCGAGCCAAATCGGCTCAAACCGCAGGAAAAGTGCAGACGTTGGCGGTCGATGTCCGCGAAGTGCTGATGCCTGAGAACACGTACGACGCGATCGTCGCCACCACCGTGCTCGACCACATCCCACTCCGCGATGCGATGTTGTTATGGGACCGGATGGCCAAGTCGCTGACCGAGACGGGGATTTTGTATGTCCAGGTGCACACGACCGAAGACCCGGGCAGTGACCAATCGCCTGGCCGAGAAAGCGATGCGCCGGTGAGCGAAACTGCGGGGGCAGTGATCAACTATTTTCCTCCCAATCAATTAGCCAGCTGGGCGGTGGCTGCGCGAAGCCGGCTGCGGATCCTGCGTTACGAAGAATGCCTCGAGTGGGATTACACGCACGGGCCCGAGCATCTTCATGGCAAAGCCATTTTATTGGCGACGCGTGCCGGAGCGCATCCACCCTGGTACGGTCAACCCGCGATGTTCCCTCGCCGCTGA
- the sbnA gene encoding 2,3-diaminopropionate biosynthesis protein SbnA: MYPVVKPAKNVLDAIGNTPLIQLNRYLDTPNVKLFAKLESGNPGGSAKDRPAHEMIRQAIDRGEIDANTTIIESSSGNMGIGLAQVCRYYGMRFICVVDPRAQSQNIAIMKALGAEIDQVDQPLEGDFLSARLARVCYLLETTANSYWPNQYSNPANPSSHCNGTIREIDQALDGELDYLFVATSSTGAAQGCRNYLRSMNRSTKVVAVDSEGSVLFGGTAGPRQIPGLGAGRVPPLARNQTFDHVARVRDLDCVVGCRRMADREALLVGGSAGGVLETVRRMQHQLEHKTCVAILHDSGTRYLETIFNDDWVANELDCGPDALRQLAGITNATEKKAVMS, encoded by the coding sequence GTGTATCCGGTTGTTAAACCTGCTAAAAATGTGCTTGATGCGATTGGCAATACGCCATTGATTCAACTGAATCGCTACTTGGACACCCCCAACGTCAAATTGTTCGCCAAGCTTGAATCCGGCAATCCAGGCGGCAGCGCCAAGGATCGACCAGCCCATGAGATGATCCGACAAGCCATCGACCGAGGTGAAATCGATGCCAACACGACGATCATCGAATCCTCGTCGGGCAACATGGGAATTGGGTTGGCGCAGGTGTGTCGCTACTATGGAATGCGGTTTATCTGTGTCGTCGATCCTCGAGCCCAATCACAGAATATCGCGATCATGAAAGCGTTGGGGGCCGAGATTGATCAGGTGGACCAACCACTGGAAGGCGACTTTCTATCCGCTCGTCTGGCTCGCGTTTGCTACTTGCTCGAAACCACGGCCAATTCCTATTGGCCCAACCAGTACTCCAACCCCGCCAATCCGTCCTCCCATTGCAACGGCACCATCCGCGAGATCGATCAAGCTCTTGATGGAGAATTGGACTATCTTTTTGTCGCTACCAGTAGCACCGGCGCGGCGCAAGGATGTCGCAATTATCTACGTTCGATGAATCGCTCGACCAAGGTTGTGGCAGTCGACTCGGAAGGCAGCGTTCTGTTTGGCGGCACCGCCGGACCGCGGCAGATCCCTGGACTCGGCGCCGGCCGGGTGCCCCCGCTGGCACGCAACCAAACCTTTGACCACGTCGCTCGCGTTCGCGACCTCGACTGCGTCGTCGGATGTCGACGGATGGCGGACCGCGAAGCCTTGTTGGTGGGCGGATCGGCAGGCGGCGTTCTCGAAACAGTGCGTCGAATGCAACACCAACTCGAACACAAAACATGCGTCGCAATCCTGCACGATTCAGGAACACGCTACTTAGAAACCATTTTTAATGATGATTGGGTCGCAAACGAACTTGACTGTGGCCCTGATGCCCTTCGCCAATTGGCGGGAATCACAAACGCAACGGAGAAAAAGGCGGTGATGTCATGA